The following are encoded in a window of Thermoanaerobacter ethanolicus JW 200 genomic DNA:
- a CDS encoding MarR family winged helix-turn-helix transcriptional regulator produces MKLGYIDNLEMFLREINHILNLYTRSYLNEKNITMARFWVMNKLSADNPITMKELQRRLLLAPGTLTGLVDNLVSDGLVERWRDETDRRLVYLKLTQAGDKLLKEILQYRTSILANILKKIDGLDVERLNRDLRLIWNQLKECETC; encoded by the coding sequence ATGAAACTAGGGTATATAGACAATTTAGAAATGTTTTTACGAGAGATAAACCACATATTAAATTTATATACTCGAAGCTATCTCAACGAAAAAAATATAACAATGGCGAGGTTTTGGGTTATGAATAAGTTGTCGGCTGACAACCCAATAACCATGAAAGAATTGCAAAGAAGGTTGCTGCTGGCTCCTGGCACTCTGACAGGGCTTGTTGACAATCTTGTAAGTGATGGGCTCGTTGAAAGATGGCGAGATGAAACTGACAGAAGGCTTGTTTATCTTAAATTAACCCAAGCAGGTGATAAACTATTAAAAGAGATCTTACAATATCGTACATCAATACTCGCAAATATTTTGAAAAAAATTGATGGACTTGACGTAGAACGTCTAAACAGGGATTTGAGGTTAATTTGGAATCAATTGAAAGAATGTGAGACTTGCTAA
- a CDS encoding ABC transporter ATP-binding protein: MPFSVEVKNLRKLFGKYEAVAGISFTINEGEVFGLLGPNGAGKTTTIRMITTLLPPTSGEIKIEGINVIKNGGYIRNLIGYVPQALSADSTLTGYENLLIVAKLLRLPKKEREERINHILDILNLSEAANRIVKEYSGGMVRKLEIGQALIHKSSELYCRTFKRIFIK, translated from the coding sequence ATGCCTTTTTCTGTTGAAGTTAAAAATCTAAGGAAGCTTTTTGGAAAGTATGAAGCAGTTGCAGGTATAAGTTTTACCATAAACGAAGGAGAAGTTTTTGGTTTATTGGGACCTAATGGAGCAGGAAAAACAACTACAATTCGTATGATAACTACGCTTTTGCCTCCGACATCAGGCGAAATCAAAATAGAGGGAATAAATGTTATAAAAAATGGAGGTTATATTCGAAATTTAATAGGATATGTACCGCAAGCCTTATCAGCCGATTCAACTTTAACAGGGTATGAAAATCTTCTAATTGTTGCAAAATTATTGCGCTTACCTAAAAAAGAGAGAGAAGAAAGGATTAATCATATTCTTGACATATTAAATTTAAGTGAAGCAGCAAACAGGATTGTCAAAGAGTACTCTGGTGGTATGGTTAGGAAACTGGAAATCGGCCAGGCATTAATACATAAATCCTCTGAGTTATATTGTAGAACTTTTAAGAGGATATTTATTAAATAG
- a CDS encoding MFS transporter, with translation MKKLEYKWIALSCTTIGALFSVLNGSMLLIALPDIMKALHADMTIIMWVVMSYMLSITILVPTIGRIADMIGRKKLYVTGFAIFTLSSLLSGMSNSGIQLLLFRIIQSIGGALMMANSTVIVTDAFPKNELGKALGINSMVISIANVIGPILGGFLLKFGWRSIFYINVPFGIIGTLWAALQLREVEALPEHQKFDYAGTLVFTVAMIILLIALSFGGFAGWGNPHIITLFVVSIALFVLFVYIENTVDQPMLDLNLFKTRILAFAYTSNLLNGIARGAVTFLLIFYLQGIKAMDPLTAGILLTPFALAMMVVSPISGWLSDRYGSRELSSIGLLISAVGLVGFMGINATTSITKLILWMAIMGFGSGLFISPNTNAIMSNVPVDKRGIAAGVRTMMNNAGTVISIALAMGIISSSIDPQAMQALFVGTQVGAKGIAVAQFIKGLRSTFGISFAISLVAAFISYLRGPQPKWESEYSANKRM, from the coding sequence GTGAAAAAATTGGAATACAAATGGATTGCACTTTCATGCACTACAATAGGTGCTCTTTTTTCTGTTCTTAATGGAAGTATGCTTTTAATTGCTTTGCCTGATATTATGAAAGCTTTACATGCTGATATGACTATAATCATGTGGGTTGTCATGAGTTACATGCTTTCTATTACAATACTTGTACCGACAATAGGGAGAATTGCAGATATGATTGGAAGAAAGAAATTATATGTTACAGGTTTTGCGATATTTACTCTCAGTTCTTTACTATCTGGAATGTCAAATTCGGGTATTCAATTGCTTTTGTTTAGAATTATTCAATCTATTGGTGGCGCCTTAATGATGGCTAATAGTACAGTGATTGTAACAGACGCTTTTCCTAAAAACGAATTAGGGAAAGCTTTAGGTATAAACAGCATGGTTATAAGCATTGCAAATGTCATAGGACCTATTTTAGGAGGATTTTTGCTTAAATTTGGCTGGAGAAGCATCTTCTACATCAATGTGCCATTTGGGATTATTGGCACGCTGTGGGCAGCACTACAACTTAGGGAAGTAGAGGCTCTTCCTGAGCATCAAAAATTTGATTATGCTGGTACTTTAGTATTTACCGTTGCTATGATAATACTTTTAATTGCCCTGTCTTTTGGAGGATTTGCAGGATGGGGGAATCCACACATTATTACTCTCTTTGTTGTCTCAATAGCCTTGTTTGTTTTATTCGTTTATATTGAAAATACCGTAGACCAGCCAATGCTTGATTTAAATCTTTTTAAAACGAGAATATTAGCTTTTGCCTATACGAGTAATCTTCTAAACGGAATAGCAAGAGGAGCCGTTACTTTTCTTTTGATTTTTTATTTGCAGGGTATTAAAGCAATGGATCCATTGACTGCAGGTATTTTATTGACACCATTTGCTCTTGCAATGATGGTAGTTTCTCCAATTAGCGGTTGGCTATCTGATAGGTATGGGTCACGAGAGTTAAGTAGTATAGGGCTACTTATATCTGCAGTAGGACTTGTAGGTTTTATGGGAATAAATGCTACAACGTCAATTACAAAGTTAATACTGTGGATGGCTATAATGGGTTTTGGCTCCGGACTATTTATATCTCCTAATACCAATGCTATAATGAGTAATGTTCCGGTCGACAAAAGAGGAATAGCGGCAGGAGTAAGGACAATGATGAACAATGCCGGAACAGTAATAAGTATAGCTTTGGCTATGGGAATAATTTCTTCAAGCATAGATCCGCAAGCAATGCAAGCACTTTTTGTAGGAACCCAAGTTGGGGCAAAAGGGATAGCAGTTGCTCAATTTATTAAGGGCTTAAGGTCTACTTTTGGGATATCTTTTGCAATAAGCTTGGTTGCAGCTTTTATATCCTATCTAAGAGGACCACAGCCCAAATGGGAATCAGAATATAGTGCTAATAAAAGAATGTAA